A window of Campylobacter cuniculorum DSM 23162 = LMG 24588 contains these coding sequences:
- a CDS encoding major outer membrane protein: MKLVKLSLVAALAAGAFSVANATPLDEAIKDVDLSGALRYRYNNGRVVEHNRDNLFNGPGGIGNSKQAHQFVGKLGFQAAIADNFKAFVELYYNAGQESGFASNGSEIGTDTNTGFNVRQYYLTYTADAVDTSVLLGKMQVESIWTTNFLGLVGTGAKILNTSLEGTILAAYAFDNFDANSNVRAGFGANGVEGDTILNNNRFVNSMTYNPYSNNLYGVAGIGSYDLGFGQLNSQLWLAYLTDTAFLYAIDLGFKTTFANDLVWKLNLGYLGNAVENDFEDIVVGMPGAATNGNFVGLNGTLEYMGFDASLGGFYYGDKDQLSLTTLEDNGNIGHLLAGQEIYYTDGSNLTGDIGQNTFGFIKAGYTFNEVLRLGVDLVYGGTKIENNALGSGAGDKFEVVARVNYKYSPKLDFQAWYSYVDIDAQTKANDNSKNSVRLQALYKF, encoded by the coding sequence ATGAAACTAGTTAAACTTAGTTTAGTAGCAGCTCTTGCTGCAGGTGCTTTCTCAGTGGCAAATGCTACTCCGCTTGATGAAGCGATTAAAGATGTAGATCTTAGTGGTGCTTTACGTTACCGCTATAATAACGGCAGAGTAGTAGAGCATAACAGAGATAATCTTTTCAACGGACCTGGTGGTATAGGTAACTCAAAACAAGCTCATCAATTTGTAGGAAAACTTGGTTTCCAAGCAGCGATTGCGGATAATTTCAAAGCTTTCGTAGAACTTTACTATAATGCAGGACAAGAAAGTGGCTTTGCAAGTAATGGCAGTGAAATCGGAACTGATACTAACACAGGATTTAATGTAAGACAATACTATCTAACTTACACAGCAGACGCAGTCGATACAAGTGTGCTTCTCGGTAAAATGCAAGTTGAGAGCATTTGGACTACAAATTTCTTAGGACTCGTAGGAACAGGTGCTAAAATCCTCAACACCAGCCTTGAGGGCACCATCTTAGCAGCTTACGCTTTTGATAATTTTGACGCAAATAGTAATGTTAGAGCTGGTTTTGGTGCAAATGGTGTAGAAGGTGATACTATTCTTAATAATAACAGATTTGTTAATAGTATGACTTACAACCCATACAGCAATAACCTCTATGGTGTAGCAGGTATAGGTTCTTATGATTTAGGTTTTGGACAACTCAATTCTCAATTATGGTTAGCCTATCTTACTGATACAGCTTTCCTTTATGCAATCGATCTTGGCTTTAAAACCACTTTCGCAAATGACCTTGTTTGGAAGCTCAATCTTGGTTATCTAGGAAACGCTGTAGAAAATGATTTTGAAGATATCGTTGTTGGAATGCCGGGTGCTGCTACTAATGGTAACTTCGTAGGACTTAACGGAACTTTAGAATACATGGGCTTTGACGCAAGCTTAGGGGGCTTCTACTATGGGGACAAAGACCAATTGAGCTTAACCACTTTAGAAGATAATGGTAACATAGGACACCTTCTTGCAGGACAAGAAATTTACTATACAGACGGCTCTAACCTCACAGGTGATATAGGACAAAACACCTTTGGATTCATCAAAGCAGGTTATACCTTCAACGAAGTGCTTCGCTTAGGTGTGGATCTTGTTTATGGTGGAACTAAAATCGAAAATAATGCTCTAGGTTCTGGAGCTGGAGATAAATTCGAAGTTGTGGCAAGAGTGAATTACAAATACTCTCCAAAACTTGACTTCCAAGCTTGGTATTCTTATGTAGATATTGATGCTCAAACTAAAGCTAACGACAATAGCAAAAACAGCGTAAGACTTCAAGCTCTCTATAAATTCTAA